Sequence from the Sphingobacteriaceae bacterium GW460-11-11-14-LB5 genome:
GCTGGCCGATATGGAAATGTTATTGGCGGTTTCTACCCATTCTAAATACGAATACATCGAATCATCCTTACCCGAGAGTGGTTTTGCATAGTTTACATCTACCCCATGGCTTAGAAATAAATCGACAATTTCTTTCTGGTTATTGGCGCAGGCATACCAAATGGGAGATAAACCATCTTTTGAAGAAACAAATACATCTGCACCTTTTTCTACCAATATTTTGGTTAACATCCGGTTGGCATCATAACAGGCAATTAATAAGGCCGATTCTCCGGCGTGATTAACATGGTTGATATTTCCACCCTTATCGAGAATAAGCTCAACCATAGGTGTGTTTTTAGATTTAACCGCAAAAATTAATGGTGAATCGCCGTGTTTATTGGTGGTGTTGATGTTGGCGCCAAATTCCAGTAATTTTTGAACAACTTCCTTATTCCTCCAGCTTGCCGCAATAAGCAAAGGGGTTTCTGCCTCGTTATTTTCACCATCCACTTCAAGGCCTTGATCGATCAGTTTTTCCAATACTTCAATTTGTCCGCTTTGAGCGGTGAGGTGTAATAAACTATTGCCTTTAAAATCTTTAATATCCACCCTTGCACCTTTATCCAGAAGAAACAATGCGGTTTGTTTCTGTTTTTGTAAACAGGCAAAGTAAAAAGGTGTTTCGCCGGCATGATCTTCATAATCTAAAGCTGCCCCACGATCTATTAAAATCTGCACGAGGTCTAAATATCCACGATGGGCAGCATAGTGAAGTGCTGTTCTGCCTTTTTCATCTGTATACCCTACCTCTACCTCTTGGTTGGCCAATAAAAGTTCGGCTATTTTGCGCTTGCCGCTCTCGCAGGCAATAATAAATGACATCGACATATCTTAAGATTGTTTCATGAGCAGTTCAACTGTTTTTATTTTCAGGTTATCATCAGCGGCCAGCATCAGTGCGCTTTGATCCTGATCATTTGTAACCGCAATATCTGCACCGTTTTCGAGCAGGAGTTTTACTTTTCGGTAAGTTTCTTTTGCTTTTTCTGCTTCGTAGTTTACATTGTAGGCACAAACCTTATGCAGCAGGGTATTCCCTTCATTATCTGTTCTGTTCACATCTACTTGCCCGCTTTCTAAAACGGCCTGTAAAATATCAGCCTGTTTTTCGGCAATGATATCCAAGGGAGTCGTGTCAGCGCCATACCAGGTACTGGCCTGATATAAATCGGCGCCGTCTTCAATCAGTTTTTTAAGGAAGTTGATGCCACTTTCACTATTCGACATCATCCGCACGTATTCGAATAAAAGTGTTTCGCCGTTTTTATTGATCTGATCGAAAGCTGGTGTGGCATAATTACGCAACGTATCGTATATTTTTTCGCTCTGCAAATGTGCCACTGCATAAAAGAAGGCTGAATTTCCATCACGGTCGGTATGATTGGGATCGGCACCATTTTCGAGGAGATAAGCTATTAAGTCTTTCTTGTTAAATTTTATTGCGGTAATTAGTGGGCTTTCCTGCACCACATTGCCTTCATTAATATCTACCCCCTCGTTTAGGAGGATATCGATATAGCCCTTAAGCAGATCAGTAGTCTGCTCATCGTTCAGGTTATAACGGCGGAAACTGCTTTTCACTACCTGATGGATGTAGTTTTCTTCTGCGTTGTTTTTGAAATTAGCCCTGCAACCTGCATTAATACATGCTTTGATTACCCCTAAATTCACCCCGTTTTCGAAGAGATAACTTAATAGTGTTTTCGTGTTTACCTCATCATTTAAGTTGTCGAAATGGGTAATAAATTCATCAAAAAATGCGATATCTTCATCGTCATGCCCAAGGCTGCGGGCAATGGCCTGAAAAATGCTTTTGTCAAAACTGTCGAATTCGTAAATATCGGTTTCGATGGTTTTATCCTTTAACATGAATTGGAGGATTTCGTATTGTTTCGCTCCGACCAGGTTGTCGAATATGGATGATCGATGGTGTTCTTGTAAGCTTTTGGAGAGTTTTTCGCCATTCAGCATAAGGCTTTTAGCTTCGTCGAATTTGCGGGCGTTTAACTGTTGATCTAAAGTAGGTTCGGCCATTTTCAATTAAAAAGTTTAAAATAGATAGATATATAGTTTTAAGGCTACAAAAGTTTAGCCAAAGAAATGGTTCACAAAAAAATATTGGGATATTGCACTAAAGACAGATAAAACTATACCTAATTATGATATGGTCGTTTATTTTTTTGAAAAGCAATCGCAGTATTCCATTGGTTAATTTCTTACTGCTCTACCTTTCCCGATAAAAATCCTATCGTATGGACACATGTTTCTTTGACTGGATTTTTTAGTTTCTTTGTCTAGAGTGATCGTCATGCTGAACTTGTTTCAGCATCTTTTTCGCTATTAAAAACATTCTGGCCCAAAAAGAACTACCGTTTACGTACGAGTATTAATTTTTTCCGCTCTATGCCGCGGGGGCATACTACTTTGGAGCGCCAAAGTAGCCAAAACGCTTTGTCAATCCAGCATTGTGGCTTCTCACTACCCCATGCTCATCAAAAAACAGCGGCACTTTGTTTTGCTCGGTTCTGCTAAATGAAAGTTGATGAAATATGTTCACAAAACCACTGCGTTTGAGGTTTGTTGGTGCCATTTGGGCTATTCTGCAACTGTTTTTTTGATTCTTCGGCCACTTGGGATTGACGGCGTCCTTCTGTAAGATTTGTGTTTTATTGAAGTTTGTTAACAAAAGGCCTATACTTATCTTAATTATTTGAGTCCACACGCAAAGCCTTATCCCCGGACTTTTCGATCAGGTTTAGTTACGCTATTTTTCTGCTAATATTCCGGTTTTCTGTGCTACAGGCTCAGGTGCATAGCCCTGATCGAAGCGGCATCCCCGATATTTCATCGGGATAAAGCGGAGAGCAGGACTAACTTTAAATATAGTAAATGACTCTGCGCTCCCTAAATACAATGGTATGTTACATTATTATTTCACTACTAAGAAGATTATCGGTTTTTAATAAAATGAATTGCTGATCCAAACCAGAAATAACATTGTGATGTTCCTTAATTCATTCGATTATTTTATCTTTAGGCGATTTTAAGAAGATCGGTTTACCAACCTGGAAACCCATTGAATAATTAACCTTAATAAGCAAAATCAATATAAACATGTCAAATACATCAAAAATTATCTACACCAAAACCGATGAGGCGCCAATGTTGGCAACCTATTCACTGTTACCTATCGTACAAGCTTTTACCGCATCAGCAGGTATTGATGTAGAAACCAGAGATATTTCTTTAGCAGGAAGAATTTTGGCAAACTTTCCTGAGTATTTAAAAGACGATCAAAAAATTGGTGATGCTTTAGCAGAGCTTGGTGCATTGGCTACCACTCCAGAAGCTAACATTATCAAATTACCAAATATTTCTGCTTCTATCCCGCAATTGGTAGGTGCAATTACGGAGTTACAATCGCAGGGTTTTGCCATTCCAAATTATCCTGATAATGCGCAGAGCGATGAAGAAAAAGCAATTAAAGCTAAATATGCAAAAGTTTTAGGCTCGGCTGTAAATCCGGTTTTACGTGAAGGTAACTCTGATCGCAGGGCGCCTAAAGCGGTTAAAAATTATGCAAAACAAAACCCACACTCGATGGGTAAATGGTCTGCAGATTCGAAAACCAAAGTGGCCAGCATGACTGAAGGCGATTTTTATGGTTCAGAGAAATCTACAACGGTTGCTGAAGCAAGTCAGTTTAAAATAGAATTTGTAGCTGCTGATGGTACGGTAACCGAATTAAAAGGTTTATCGCCATTAAAAGCAGGAGAGGTCATTGATAGCTCTGCATTGAGCTTATCGGCATTGAAAACTTTTGTAGCCAAAGAAATTGCTGAAGCTAAAGCCGCAGGCGTATTGTTATCTGCACACTTAAAAGCTACGATGATGAAGGTTTCTGACCCGATTATTTTCGGTGCTATTGTTGAAGTTTACTTTGCAGATGTTTTTACTAAATATGCCGATCTTTTCAAGGAACTGAACATCGACACCAGAAATGGTTTAGGCGACGTTTATGCAAAAATTGCGGGCAACGCTAAACAAGCAGAGGTTGAAGCCGCTTTGGCTCAGGCCATCGAAAACGGACCAGCTTTGGCTATGGTAAATTCTGATAAAGGAATTACTAACCTTCATGTGCCGTCTGACGTGATTGTTGATGCTTCTATGCCGGCAATGATCCGTACTTCGGGACAGATGTGGAACGCAGCTGGTAAAGCACAGGATACCATCGCTTTAATTCCAGATCGTTCGTACGCGGGTGTTTATACCGCAACAATTGATGACTGTAAAGCAAATGGTGCTTTTGATGTAACCACCATCGGTTCAGTACCAAATGTTGGTTTAATGGCTCAAAAAGCTGAAGAATATGGTTCGCATGATAAAACTTTCCAGGCTACCGGTTCAGGAACTATCCGTGTTACTGATGCAGATGGCAAAGTATTTTTCGACCAGAAAGTAGAAAAAGGCGATATCTTCCGCATGTGCCAGACTAAAGATGCTCCAATTCAGGATTGGGTAAAATTAGCGGTGAACAGATCACGTTTATCAGAAACGCCAGCGGTTTTCTGGTTAGATGAAAACAGAGCACACGATAGAGAAATCATCACTAAAGTTAATACCTATTTAAAAGACCACGATACTACAGGTTTAGACATCCGTATTTTAGCGCCGATTGAAGCGACTAAGTTTACTTTAGAGCGTATCCGCAAAGGTTTAGATACCATTTCGGTTACCGGTAACGTATTACGTGATTATTTGACAGATTTATTCCCGATTTTAGAATTAGGAACCTCTGCTAAAATGTTATCTATTGTACCTTTAATGAATGGTGGTGGTTTGTTCGAAACTGGTGCTGGTGGTTCTGCTCCAAAACATATTGAGCAGTTTATCGATGAAGGTTATCTGCGTTGGGATTCATTAGGTGAGTTCCTGGCACTTCAGGCTTCTTTAGAGCATTTATCTCAAACACAGAACAATACAAAAGCGCAGGTATTGGCCGATGCTTTAGATGAGGCTAATGCTAAATTCCTGGCCACTGACAAATCTCCGGGTAGAAAACTGGGTACAATTGATAACCGTGGTTCTCATTTCTATTTAGCTTTATATTGGGCTGAAGCTTTAGCTGCACAAACTAAGGATGCTGATTTGCAAGCGAGATTTGCGCCATTGGCTAAAACTTTATTCGCAAACGAAGCGAAAATTAACGAAGAGTTGATTGGTGCTCAAGGTAAACCTCAGAACATTGGCGGTTACTATAACCCTAATGATGAGCTGGCAAGCAAGGCAATGCGTCCGAGCGAAACATTAAATACTTCTTTGGCTTCTTTATAAGCTAAATTGAGTTGTCAACTTTAATATGCTTCTAGTATGGAAGTTAACAACTCTTAAAATACTTTGGCGTCCTGATATAAAAATCTGGACGCTTTTTTTATGCTGTAGGTTTGTCAGCTTGATTAGTATTTTGTTAGGCGTAAATATTTTTCATTTGGAAAGCAGATGCAGAAGCTTTTGGGTTACAACAGTCCCGCTCCCGCTTCTGCTCCCGATGAAATATCGGCAGCATCCCGCTTTGATAGGGTTTAACGGACTTAAATGGTACAGCTATTTCGGGTAAAATAAACCCGACTAACCACATCATTGCTTTACTGAAATAAAATAGATCCCAATATTTTACCTAAACTTCTTTTCTCCAGTCAAGTAATTAATTTGTTTCGGTATTAACCGTTACCGTACCTCCTAAACTTGCCTGGGTATTATTTTCGGCCTGCGTGAGGGATAGAAATGGAAAGCCCGCATCCCGATTTTTCATCGGGGAGGACTTGCAGTGTATAGCCCGACCCTTGCGTAGCTTGGGGCACGCCCTAATAATTGGAAGATTCTCTGCTGGAAACAAACCTTATCAATATCATTTTGTTATATTCATATAAATTAATAGGAGACCCATATCATGGCAAATAACGAGAATAAAGGATCGCAGGATAAAATACATAGTACGACAGAAAATAGCGAAATTAATAAAGAAAACCTGGCTTATGATGAACGTAAGCAGAGTTACGAGCTCGATGTGAAAGGTACAGATGCAGATTACGACCATCCGATGGGTTACCAAACCGTAGCTGCCGGTGCTAAAGATGACGATTCTACTTACGATGAGGCCAATCCTTATGTTGGGGATGAATATGCCAGAGATGAAGATATCGTAAACGATGAACTGGAAGAACTGGGTATGCACGTAGATAACGGAGAAAGCGTAAAACTAAGCCCCGAAGATGAAATTCTTGCCCGTACACCGGAGGATAACCGTGATGATTTAGATGAAGAAGGATACCCGATTAACGATACACCGAAGAACATTTAGCAGTTTGCAAGCGGCAGTTTTTAACCGCCAAGAACTGAAAGCTGTTAACCGAAAACTGGCTAAGGATTGATATCTAAATTAAATCTGCGGCGCAATTCGTCCAGCTTTGGGTTTTTGTTAACCAGATAATCATACTTTTCGCGGTTACCGTAAAGCCTGTTTTCTATCTTGCGCTCCATGAGTTTATAGGTAACCTCAACACCAAAGTTCCGAAGCTCGTTCCGTAAGAAATTTAAAAGTTCAACCGATTCTTGTTGTACAAGATGTTCCTGTGTTTTGCTCTCTACCGAAATCTCAATCAGCTCAGGATTTAAAAGTGTTGGCGCAAAATTATTTAAGATGGTGAACAGATTAATCCTATCGGTAGCCTTCATCCTTTGGGTAAAGGCATTCCACACTTCCAGTAAACGATCGTAACTAAAAGGTTCCCGGGCTTCGCCGGTAACTTTCTTTGGTCCTTCATCATCATCTCCCTGGGCTACACGTTCCAGATCATTTAATGAAGGGATCAGTGTGCTTACCGCATTTGCTTTCGGGATATTGATACTGATGGAAGTGGCAGATGGCGGCGGACCGACCCTGGGTGTTTCTTTAGGTTTTTCTGCTGCAGGACCAGTGGATAAAACTGTACTTTTAACAGCAGGCGCTACATCCTGAACCGTAATTGGGCTTTCAGTATGTGGCTTTGGGGTTTCGGCCTGCCCGGCTACGACATTAGTTTTTTTTTTATCCTGATCTACGTCAGTTGCTGTGTTATTAGGGCTTAAAGGCTGTTGTGCTAAATTGACGACCGACCGGATATGGCACATTTTTATCAGTGCCAGCTCTACCTGTAAACGTTGGTTTTTAGAATTTTTGTAATTCAGATCGCAGGTATTGGCCAGGTTTAATGCCGTTAACAAAAACGATAATTCTGTTTGCCTGCACTGATCAAGGTATTTTTGTTTAATGTTTTCGCTAACTTCTAATAGTTTAATCGTCGATGCATCTTTACCTACCAATAAATTACGGAAGTGTGAAGCAAGGCCATTTATAAAGTTATTACCATCAAAACCGTTATTTAAAATTTCGTCGAACAGGAGGAGGGTTTGGCTAACTTCTGCTGCGGTTAAATAAGCGGTGAGTTTGAAAAAATAATCGTAATCTAAAATATTAAGGTTATCGATTACCGCCTTATAAGTAATGTTCTTGTTTGCATAACTGGCAATCTGATCGAACATCGAAAGCGCATCACGCAGTCCACCGTCTGCCTTTTGGGCAATAATGTGTAAACCATCGCTTTCAAAAGCAATATTTTCGCGCTGGGCAATAGTTGACAGGTGACTGGCAATATCTTCCACCTGGATCCGGTTGAAATCAAAAATCTGGCAACGCGATAAGATGGTGGGCAGGATTTTATGTTTCTCGGTGGTGGCGAGGATAAAAATAGCATATGAAGGCGGTTCTTCCAGTGTTTTCAGAAAGGCATTAAATGCACTCTGCGATAACATGTGAACCTCATCAATGATATAAATTTTATATTTTCCGGCTTGTGGTGGTATCCTAACCTGCTCAATTAAGCTACGGATATCATCAACAGAGTTGTTTGAAGCCGCATCTAATTCGTGAACATTAAATGAATGCCCGTTCTGGAAAGAAAGACAATTGTCGCATTGGCCACAAGCTTCCATTTCTGCTGTAGGGTTAGTACAGTTAATGGTTTTTGCAAGGATACGTGCGCAGGTTGTTTTACCCACTCCACGAGGCCCGCAA
This genomic interval carries:
- a CDS encoding DNA polymerase III subunit gamma/tau — its product is MENFIVSARKYRPATFETVVGQQHITGTLKNAIKNNQLAQAFLFCGPRGVGKTTCARILAKTINCTNPTAEMEACGQCDNCLSFQNGHSFNVHELDAASNNSVDDIRSLIEQVRIPPQAGKYKIYIIDEVHMLSQSAFNAFLKTLEEPPSYAIFILATTEKHKILPTILSRCQIFDFNRIQVEDIASHLSTIAQRENIAFESDGLHIIAQKADGGLRDALSMFDQIASYANKNITYKAVIDNLNILDYDYFFKLTAYLTAAEVSQTLLLFDEILNNGFDGNNFINGLASHFRNLLVGKDASTIKLLEVSENIKQKYLDQCRQTELSFLLTALNLANTCDLNYKNSKNQRLQVELALIKMCHIRSVVNLAQQPLSPNNTATDVDQDKKKTNVVAGQAETPKPHTESPITVQDVAPAVKSTVLSTGPAAEKPKETPRVGPPPSATSISINIPKANAVSTLIPSLNDLERVAQGDDDEGPKKVTGEAREPFSYDRLLEVWNAFTQRMKATDRINLFTILNNFAPTLLNPELIEISVESKTQEHLVQQESVELLNFLRNELRNFGVEVTYKLMERKIENRLYGNREKYDYLVNKNPKLDELRRRFNLDINP
- a CDS encoding isocitrate dehydrogenase (NADP(+)) — encoded protein: MSNTSKIIYTKTDEAPMLATYSLLPIVQAFTASAGIDVETRDISLAGRILANFPEYLKDDQKIGDALAELGALATTPEANIIKLPNISASIPQLVGAITELQSQGFAIPNYPDNAQSDEEKAIKAKYAKVLGSAVNPVLREGNSDRRAPKAVKNYAKQNPHSMGKWSADSKTKVASMTEGDFYGSEKSTTVAEASQFKIEFVAADGTVTELKGLSPLKAGEVIDSSALSLSALKTFVAKEIAEAKAAGVLLSAHLKATMMKVSDPIIFGAIVEVYFADVFTKYADLFKELNIDTRNGLGDVYAKIAGNAKQAEVEAALAQAIENGPALAMVNSDKGITNLHVPSDVIVDASMPAMIRTSGQMWNAAGKAQDTIALIPDRSYAGVYTATIDDCKANGAFDVTTIGSVPNVGLMAQKAEEYGSHDKTFQATGSGTIRVTDADGKVFFDQKVEKGDIFRMCQTKDAPIQDWVKLAVNRSRLSETPAVFWLDENRAHDREIITKVNTYLKDHDTTGLDIRILAPIEATKFTLERIRKGLDTISVTGNVLRDYLTDLFPILELGTSAKMLSIVPLMNGGGLFETGAGGSAPKHIEQFIDEGYLRWDSLGEFLALQASLEHLSQTQNNTKAQVLADALDEANAKFLATDKSPGRKLGTIDNRGSHFYLALYWAEALAAQTKDADLQARFAPLAKTLFANEAKINEELIGAQGKPQNIGGYYNPNDELASKAMRPSETLNTSLASL